In the Candidatus Rhodoblastus alkanivorans genome, one interval contains:
- a CDS encoding SphA family protein, with translation MNSGKVLRRGVCATAIAVLVAGPHAAFADEGGTSYWVPGSFGSMAAVPTAPGWSVSTWFYYVNAQMNAPGIFSRDPVLGALPANVAAIPYATQYNTAYQGYISPTYTFKDPVLWGQLALNVTAQVTQSSSTVGGHWLGFASTPSGVQPYTQYGVGGDTISGLGDIAPEASLKWASGVHNFLAYAGFNIPAGLFNAARFSNIGIGHWAIDAGGGYTYFNQKTGWEYSGVVGFTYSFINPSTQYRDGVDIHFDWAASYTFNDKISAGVVGYFFHQLNCDSGSGAFDGCDISQAFGVGPQLTYNFPVNDWQGSLNFKAYKEFWAENRPANWNGWITLTISPPSPS, from the coding sequence ATGAATTCGGGCAAGGTCTTGCGTAGAGGCGTGTGCGCGACGGCGATTGCGGTCCTGGTCGCCGGCCCGCATGCCGCTTTCGCGGACGAGGGTGGAACCAGCTATTGGGTGCCCGGGTCGTTTGGCAGCATGGCGGCTGTCCCGACCGCTCCGGGCTGGTCCGTGTCGACCTGGTTCTATTATGTCAACGCTCAGATGAACGCGCCTGGGATTTTCTCGCGGGATCCCGTGCTCGGGGCCTTGCCGGCCAATGTGGCCGCCATCCCCTACGCCACGCAATATAACACGGCCTATCAGGGCTATATCTCGCCAACTTACACGTTCAAGGATCCCGTTCTCTGGGGCCAACTCGCCTTGAACGTCACCGCCCAGGTGACGCAGTCGTCATCGACGGTCGGCGGACATTGGTTGGGATTTGCTTCGACTCCCTCGGGCGTTCAGCCCTATACGCAATATGGCGTGGGCGGCGACACGATTTCAGGTCTCGGCGACATTGCGCCGGAGGCCAGTCTGAAATGGGCCTCCGGCGTGCACAACTTTCTCGCCTATGCCGGGTTCAATATTCCAGCCGGATTGTTCAACGCCGCCCGGTTCTCCAATATCGGGATCGGTCATTGGGCGATCGACGCCGGCGGCGGCTATACCTATTTCAATCAGAAGACCGGATGGGAGTATTCCGGCGTCGTCGGCTTTACCTATAGTTTCATCAATCCATCGACGCAGTACCGTGACGGCGTCGACATCCATTTCGATTGGGCGGCGTCCTATACATTCAACGACAAGATCTCGGCGGGTGTGGTCGGCTATTTCTTCCACCAGCTTAACTGCGACAGCGGTTCGGGCGCCTTCGACGGCTGCGATATTTCCCAGGCTTTTGGCGTCGGTCCGCAGCTTACCTACAATTTTCCAGTGAATGACTGGCAGGGTTCGCTGAATTTCAAGGCATACAAGGAATTCTGGGCCGAAAACCGCCCGGCGAACTGGAATGGTTGGATCACGCTGACGATCTCGCCGCCCTCGCCGAGCTGA
- a CDS encoding COX15/CtaA family protein yields the protein MLHRQRPETIVQTADPDRAVRIWLWLVALSIFAMVVVGGATRLTESGLSITEWKPVTGALPPLNAAQWADAFEKYKQIPQYHQLFPDMDLARFKSIYAWEWSHRLLGRLIGVLFAVPFLWFLARGKITGGLRWRLAGIFALGGLQGFVGWWMVSSGLVHRVEVAPQRLAIHLLLASVTYAAVIWTATGLAPNYRDPLGRDAKTFRPEATALLVLVLAQIGLGGLVAGLRAGYTYNTWPLMDGRFIPPLADLFRLKPWTANFVNNVTLVQFQHRMVAYAVLAAALLHALHIGRETLAKRAKRRARALVALVLIQIVLGVATLLLVVPLPIAMAHQAFAMMVLAMATVHRTKLG from the coding sequence ATGCTGCATCGCCAACGTCCTGAAACCATCGTCCAGACCGCCGACCCCGACCGCGCCGTAAGAATCTGGCTTTGGCTCGTGGCGTTAAGCATTTTCGCCATGGTCGTCGTCGGTGGGGCGACGCGGCTGACGGAATCGGGCCTCTCCATCACCGAATGGAAGCCGGTCACCGGGGCGCTGCCGCCGCTCAATGCGGCGCAATGGGCCGACGCCTTCGAAAAATACAAGCAGATTCCGCAATATCACCAGTTATTCCCGGACATGGACCTCGCCCGGTTCAAGTCCATCTATGCCTGGGAATGGAGCCACCGCTTGCTCGGCCGGCTGATCGGCGTGCTGTTCGCCGTCCCCTTCCTGTGGTTCCTGGCGCGCGGCAAAATCACCGGCGGGTTGCGCTGGCGGCTCGCGGGTATTTTCGCGCTCGGCGGGCTTCAGGGTTTCGTCGGCTGGTGGATGGTGTCGTCCGGCCTCGTCCACCGCGTCGAAGTCGCCCCGCAGCGGCTGGCGATCCACCTTCTGCTCGCTTCGGTGACCTACGCCGCCGTCATCTGGACCGCCACCGGCCTCGCCCCGAATTACCGCGACCCGCTCGGCCGCGACGCCAAAACCTTCCGCCCCGAGGCGACCGCTTTGCTGGTTCTGGTCCTGGCGCAGATCGGGCTCGGCGGGCTGGTCGCGGGCTTGCGCGCCGGATATACCTATAACACTTGGCCCTTGATGGACGGCCGCTTCATCCCGCCGCTCGCCGACCTGTTCCGCCTGAAGCCGTGGACCGCCAATTTCGTCAATAATGTCACTTTGGTGCAGTTCCAGCATCGTATGGTCGCCTATGCCGTGTTGGCGGCGGCCTTGTTGCACGCCTTGCACATCGGCCGGGAAACATTGGCGAAGCGGGCGAAGCGCCGGGCGCGCGCGCTGGTCGCGCTGGTGCTGATCCAGATCGTCCTCGGCGTTGCGACCCTGCTGCTGGTCGTGCCCCTGCCCATCGCCATGGCGCATCAGGCCTTCGCCATGATGGTGCTGGCCATGGCCACCGTTCACCGGACGAAGCTGGGCTAG
- a CDS encoding choloylglycine hydrolase family protein, with translation MLRAILASVALLGAGLPTLACTAVDMVAADKTVIAGRTMEWAFDMKWELVSLPKGSKLTLAAPKSSGLPAKEIETLYPVVGVGVGILPGAPLLEGQNSAGLGMSANFLPGFTTYQSVTPQDNSYVEILSFGDWALGRFANVKDLRAALQETKVWSDPTAETGPTPPLLHFVFTDRSGAGIIVEYVGGKVQIHDNVAHVLTNAPTYPWHLLNVRNYLSLSTVGVSSRQIGSVDVTAIGQGGGLVGLPGDYTPPSRFVRATFLRHGIAQPKTGDEATEAVAHVLNTVDIPIGVAQSREKDGSLISDYTQWVAIKDLTHNRLTFADYNHRLHYLTIDLNQIFAQTKPMSKLVGDLPYPKAVSGVEALAP, from the coding sequence ATGTTGCGCGCAATTCTTGCCTCCGTCGCCCTGTTGGGCGCCGGCCTCCCCACACTCGCCTGCACCGCTGTCGATATGGTCGCCGCCGATAAAACCGTGATCGCGGGACGGACCATGGAATGGGCCTTCGACATGAAATGGGAGCTTGTCAGCCTGCCGAAAGGCTCGAAGCTGACGCTTGCGGCGCCCAAGAGCTCCGGACTGCCGGCCAAGGAGATCGAGACTCTTTATCCGGTCGTCGGCGTCGGCGTCGGCATCCTGCCGGGCGCGCCGCTGCTGGAGGGACAGAATTCGGCAGGGTTGGGCATGAGCGCCAATTTCCTGCCGGGCTTCACGACCTATCAAAGCGTGACGCCGCAGGATAATTCCTATGTCGAAATTCTCAGCTTCGGAGACTGGGCGCTCGGGCGTTTCGCCAATGTCAAGGATCTGCGCGCCGCGCTTCAGGAAACGAAGGTCTGGTCCGATCCCACCGCAGAGACCGGCCCCACCCCGCCGCTGCTCCATTTCGTCTTCACCGACCGCAGCGGCGCGGGCATCATCGTCGAATATGTGGGCGGCAAGGTCCAGATCCACGACAATGTCGCCCATGTTCTGACCAATGCGCCGACCTATCCCTGGCACCTGCTCAATGTGCGGAATTATCTCAGCCTGTCCACGGTCGGCGTGTCGAGCCGGCAGATCGGCTCGGTGGACGTCACCGCCATCGGCCAGGGCGGCGGCCTCGTCGGCCTTCCGGGCGATTACACGCCGCCGTCGCGCTTCGTGCGCGCGACCTTCCTGCGGCACGGAATCGCGCAACCGAAGACCGGCGACGAGGCGACCGAGGCCGTCGCGCATGTTCTCAACACGGTCGATATTCCCATCGGAGTCGCCCAGTCGCGCGAGAAGGACGGCTCGCTGATCTCGGATTACACCCAATGGGTCGCGATCAAGGACCTGACCCACAACCGCCTGACCTTCGCCGATTACAACCATCGCCTGCATTATCTGACCATCGATCTCAACCAGATCTTCGCGCAGACGAAGCCGATGTCGAAGCTGGTCGGCGACCTGCCCTATCCCAAGGCCGTCAGCGGCGTGGAAGCCCTCGCGCCCTGA
- a CDS encoding acyl-CoA thioesterase, with product MSDKPSTASPGPGPGAAPALTDFPFRTRDKLRYGDTDRQGHVNNAAFATFLETGRVDMLIGGDVDLMGLNGAFVLARRLLDYRREVNWPGEVEIGTRVASVGRSSLKLAQAVFQNGECVATGESTVVLTDVATRRSKPFSDEARAFLEQARAP from the coding sequence ATGTCGGACAAGCCTTCCACCGCTTCACCCGGTCCCGGTCCCGGCGCCGCGCCCGCGCTGACGGATTTCCCCTTCCGAACGCGCGACAAGCTGCGCTACGGCGACACCGACCGCCAGGGTCATGTCAACAACGCCGCTTTCGCGACCTTTCTGGAAACCGGGCGGGTCGACATGCTGATCGGCGGCGACGTCGATCTGATGGGGCTGAACGGCGCCTTCGTCCTGGCGCGGCGGCTGCTGGATTACCGGCGCGAGGTCAACTGGCCGGGCGAGGTCGAAATCGGCACGCGCGTCGCCTCGGTCGGGCGCAGCTCGCTCAAGCTGGCGCAGGCGGTGTTCCAGAACGGCGAATGTGTCGCGACCGGGGAATCCACCGTCGTGCTCACCGACGTGGCGACGCGGCGCTCCAAACCCTTTTCCGACGAGGCGCGGGCCTTTCTGGAACAGGCCCGCGCCCCATGA
- a CDS encoding efflux RND transporter permease subunit, whose protein sequence is MLRRLVEFSLSQRLFTLLVAGLIAGFGVYAFMRIPIDAFPNIAQVQVKIILKAPGMTPEEVETRVVTPLEMELLGIPGKTILRSSAKYAIADVTIDFEDGTDIYWARQQVAERLAAVRGDLPTNISGGLAPISTPLSDVFMFTVEGDSLSLEEKRTLLDWTIRPALRTIPGVADVNALGGFVRTFEVVPDSRLLAAAGLGVADLVEAISVNNRNDGAGRLVDGEKALVVRSEGAIKTPQDLEQIVLKIEGGRILRVSDVATVRIGALTRYGAVTQNGKGEAVEGLVIGLRGADASAVVKAVRERLAELKSSFPPGVSVSVFYDRADLIHKAVGTVKKSLIEATVLVIILLLLFLGDLRAAIVVAITLPMAALVTFVIMRWFDMSANLMSLGGLAIAIGLIVDAAVVVVENNVDRLGRASHSQTPRLHHIYQSTAEVATPVASGILIICLVFLPLLSLQGLEGKMFAPVALTIIFALSGSLLLSLTLIPVLASMVLNVTGHHEPWLMRILNPAYRKVLGFALRRPLPIILVATSGLVAAAFAYGAVGKAFMPTMDEGAIIMQTTKLPSINLAHSVELDLLLQRQVLKSVPEVERIVTRVGADELGLDPMGLNEADNFLVLKPREQWRVPDKEWLLGQLREAMSGFPGVEFAFTQPIEMRTSEMLTGSRGNLAVKIFGPDLDTLSTLANRIKSVISKVRGAAEVMTPSAGAVDYFQVKLDRMALGRAKLSVNRIEDELRSLLEGAPAGLVIEPNRRTGIVVRGPKDLRESPEAFADMQLASGDGGLIRSRDVAQLSRTAGAVKIDREDGSRFSIVQTYVSGRDLVGFVDDAQKAVAAQIPLPPGYRLVWGGEFENQQRAMARLAIVVPIALGLIFVVLFATLGSIRQALLILANVPFALVGGLIALWISGQYLSVPASVGFIALLGIAVLNGLVLVSYFNQLLAAGAPIESAVFDGALRRLRPVLMTATIAALGLVPLLFASGPGSEIQKPLAVVVIGGLITSTLLTLVLLPIFFRRFGEENRSASDKSRKPQWITTSAS, encoded by the coding sequence ATGCTACGACGTCTCGTCGAATTCTCGCTGTCGCAGCGTCTGTTCACCCTGCTGGTCGCCGGGTTGATCGCCGGGTTCGGCGTCTATGCGTTCATGCGCATCCCGATCGACGCTTTCCCAAACATTGCCCAGGTGCAGGTCAAGATCATCCTGAAGGCGCCAGGGATGACCCCGGAAGAGGTCGAGACACGCGTCGTTACGCCGCTCGAAATGGAACTGCTCGGCATTCCCGGCAAAACCATCCTGCGCTCGTCGGCGAAATATGCTATCGCCGACGTGACGATCGATTTCGAGGACGGAACCGACATCTATTGGGCGCGCCAGCAGGTGGCCGAGCGTCTCGCCGCGGTCCGCGGCGACCTGCCAACCAATATTTCCGGCGGTCTCGCGCCGATCTCGACGCCGCTTTCAGACGTGTTCATGTTCACCGTCGAGGGCGACAGCCTGTCGCTCGAGGAAAAGCGCACGCTGCTCGACTGGACCATCCGGCCGGCGCTGCGGACGATTCCCGGCGTGGCCGACGTCAACGCCCTGGGCGGCTTTGTCCGCACCTTCGAGGTCGTTCCCGATTCGCGGCTCCTCGCCGCGGCGGGCCTCGGCGTCGCCGATCTCGTCGAGGCGATTTCAGTGAATAATCGCAATGACGGCGCCGGTCGCCTGGTCGACGGCGAGAAGGCGCTTGTCGTGCGCTCGGAAGGGGCGATCAAGACGCCGCAGGATCTCGAACAGATCGTTTTGAAGATCGAGGGCGGCCGGATCTTGCGCGTTTCAGACGTTGCGACGGTCCGCATCGGCGCCCTGACGCGCTATGGCGCGGTCACGCAAAACGGCAAGGGCGAGGCTGTCGAGGGCCTTGTGATCGGCTTGCGCGGCGCCGACGCCAGCGCGGTTGTCAAAGCCGTGCGCGAACGACTCGCCGAGTTGAAGTCGAGCTTTCCGCCCGGCGTCTCCGTCAGCGTCTTCTACGACCGCGCCGACCTCATTCACAAGGCGGTCGGAACGGTCAAGAAGTCCCTGATCGAAGCCACCGTCCTGGTCATCATCCTTCTCCTGCTTTTCCTCGGCGATCTCCGCGCGGCAATCGTCGTCGCGATCACCCTGCCCATGGCGGCCCTGGTGACGTTCGTGATCATGCGTTGGTTCGACATGTCGGCCAATCTCATGAGTCTTGGCGGCCTGGCGATCGCCATCGGCCTCATCGTGGACGCCGCTGTCGTCGTCGTCGAGAACAATGTCGACCGGCTCGGCCGGGCCAGCCACAGCCAGACGCCGCGGCTGCACCACATTTATCAATCGACCGCGGAGGTTGCGACGCCGGTCGCGTCCGGCATTCTCATCATCTGCCTGGTGTTCCTGCCGCTGCTTTCGCTCCAGGGGCTCGAAGGCAAGATGTTCGCGCCGGTGGCGCTCACCATCATCTTCGCCTTGAGTGGATCGCTTCTCCTGTCGCTGACCCTGATTCCGGTCCTCGCGTCGATGGTCCTGAACGTCACGGGGCATCACGAACCGTGGCTGATGCGAATTCTGAACCCCGCCTACAGAAAGGTCCTGGGCTTCGCCCTTCGGCGCCCGCTGCCCATCATCCTGGTCGCAACGAGCGGACTTGTCGCCGCGGCCTTCGCCTATGGCGCTGTCGGCAAGGCCTTCATGCCGACCATGGACGAAGGGGCCATCATCATGCAGACGACGAAGTTGCCGTCGATCAATCTGGCCCACAGCGTCGAGCTTGACCTTCTGCTGCAACGGCAAGTGCTCAAATCGGTTCCGGAAGTCGAGCGCATCGTCACGCGCGTCGGCGCCGACGAACTCGGACTCGACCCGATGGGGCTCAACGAAGCGGACAATTTCCTCGTGCTCAAGCCGCGGGAGCAGTGGCGCGTGCCCGACAAGGAATGGCTGCTGGGACAATTGCGCGAGGCTATGTCCGGTTTCCCCGGCGTCGAATTCGCCTTCACCCAGCCCATCGAAATGCGCACCTCGGAAATGCTGACCGGGTCGCGCGGCAATCTCGCGGTCAAGATTTTCGGACCGGACCTCGACACCCTTTCGACGCTCGCCAACCGGATCAAATCGGTCATTTCCAAGGTCAGGGGCGCCGCCGAGGTGATGACGCCCTCGGCAGGGGCGGTCGATTACTTTCAGGTCAAGCTCGACCGTATGGCGCTCGGACGCGCCAAATTGTCGGTGAATCGAATCGAGGACGAGTTGCGCTCGCTGCTCGAAGGCGCCCCCGCCGGCCTGGTCATCGAGCCCAACCGCCGAACCGGTATTGTCGTCCGCGGCCCGAAGGACCTCCGCGAGTCGCCGGAAGCCTTTGCCGACATGCAGCTGGCGTCGGGCGACGGCGGATTGATCCGCAGCCGGGATGTGGCGCAGCTCTCCAGAACGGCGGGCGCGGTGAAGATCGACCGCGAGGATGGATCGCGCTTCTCGATCGTGCAGACCTATGTCAGCGGCCGCGACCTCGTCGGCTTCGTCGACGACGCCCAGAAGGCGGTGGCGGCGCAGATTCCGCTTCCGCCCGGCTACCGGCTCGTCTGGGGCGGCGAATTCGAAAACCAGCAACGCGCGATGGCGCGGCTCGCCATCGTCGTCCCGATTGCGCTCGGCCTGATCTTCGTCGTGCTCTTCGCCACCCTCGGCTCGATCCGGCAGGCTCTGCTGATCCTGGCCAATGTGCCCTTCGCTTTGGTCGGCGGACTCATCGCGCTGTGGATTTCCGGTCAATATCTGTCCGTGCCCGCCTCGGTGGGCTTCATCGCCCTGCTCGGCATCGCGGTGCTCAACGGCCTTGTGCTGGTCAGCTATTTCAACCAGCTCCTGGCGGCCGGAGCGCCGATCGAGAGCGCCGTGTTCGACGGCGCGCTGCGGCGGCTGCGTCCGGTGCTGATGACGGCCACCATCGCGGCGCTTGGCCTCGTTCCGCTGCTTTTCGCGTCGGGTCCCGGCTCCGAGATCCAGAAGCCGCTCGCGGTCGTGGTGATCGGCGGGCTCATCACCTCGACTCTGCTGACGCTGGTGCTGCTGCCCATCTTTTTCAGACGCTTCGGGGAGGAGAACCGTTCCGCCTCGGATAAATCGCGGAAACCGCAATGGATCACGACCTCTGCAAGCTGA
- a CDS encoding TolC family outer membrane protein has product MTPRARFCLVALLAAAISSSALEVAAETISGALGRAYRNNPELNEQRAAVRASDESVPQAKSGWRPKINGSVGDGPQYSVTIGDPTSPAKDVSKAPAATYEVGLTQNLFDGGRTANSVSEAESSVLAARALLRQTESNTLQTAATAYMNVMRDTAILNLRQGYVEALKVELVDARARFDANEVMWTDVAQAQTFLAVARADLAMARSNLEANIANYRRVVGVAPEQLQPARPIEKLLPGSLRLAIAAAMAQHPAIIGALHQAAVAEAAVKVAESALLPTVVAQGAAQQPTDFTGPPDNVVSFASVGGQINIPIYQGGAEYAAIRQARQHLAEARLAVESQRAAVRARLSTAWGRLVAARATIPADEATVRADEFSLMGLREEAKDGLRTTLDILNAHQALLNSRIRLLTAQYDRVVASYAVMTASGLLSAQRLGLAVTTYDPRTHYDQTRDRFIGVDTPDGR; this is encoded by the coding sequence ATGACCCCTCGCGCGCGATTTTGCCTTGTCGCGCTGCTCGCGGCCGCGATCTCGAGCAGCGCCTTGGAAGTCGCGGCGGAGACGATTTCGGGCGCCCTGGGGCGCGCCTATCGAAACAATCCGGAACTCAACGAACAGCGCGCCGCCGTCCGCGCCAGCGACGAAAGCGTGCCGCAAGCCAAATCCGGTTGGCGTCCGAAAATCAACGGGAGCGTCGGCGACGGCCCTCAATATAGCGTCACCATTGGCGATCCGACGTCGCCGGCGAAAGACGTGTCGAAGGCGCCGGCGGCGACCTATGAAGTCGGCTTGACGCAGAACCTTTTCGATGGTGGGCGCACCGCAAATTCCGTGAGCGAAGCCGAAAGCAGCGTGCTTGCGGCGCGCGCGCTACTGCGCCAAACCGAATCGAACACGCTTCAGACTGCGGCGACCGCTTATATGAACGTCATGCGCGACACCGCGATCCTCAACCTGCGGCAGGGATATGTCGAGGCGCTGAAGGTCGAACTGGTAGATGCGCGCGCCCGTTTCGACGCCAATGAGGTAATGTGGACCGACGTCGCGCAAGCTCAAACCTTCCTGGCCGTCGCGCGCGCCGATCTGGCGATGGCGCGATCCAATCTGGAGGCCAACATCGCCAACTATCGTCGTGTGGTGGGAGTCGCGCCCGAGCAGCTGCAGCCGGCGCGTCCCATCGAAAAACTGCTTCCGGGCAGCCTGCGGCTGGCGATCGCGGCCGCGATGGCGCAACATCCGGCGATCATTGGCGCGCTGCATCAGGCAGCCGTCGCCGAGGCCGCGGTCAAGGTCGCCGAAAGCGCCCTGCTCCCGACCGTCGTCGCCCAGGGCGCGGCCCAGCAGCCGACCGACTTCACAGGCCCTCCCGACAATGTCGTTTCCTTCGCGAGCGTCGGGGGCCAGATCAACATTCCCATCTACCAGGGTGGTGCGGAATATGCCGCGATCAGGCAGGCGCGACAACATTTGGCCGAGGCGCGCCTCGCCGTGGAGTCCCAACGGGCAGCCGTCCGCGCGCGGCTTTCCACGGCCTGGGGCCGGCTTGTGGCCGCGCGTGCGACGATCCCCGCCGACGAGGCGACCGTCAGAGCGGACGAATTCTCATTGATGGGCCTGCGCGAGGAGGCCAAGGACGGATTGAGGACAACTCTCGACATTCTCAACGCCCATCAGGCCCTGCTCAACTCTCGGATAAGATTGCTGACCGCGCAATATGACCGGGTCGTTGCGTCCTACGCCGTGATGACGGCGTCCGGCCTCCTGTCGGCGCAGCGTCTCGGCCTTGCCGTGACGACATACGATCCGAGGACTCATTACGATCAGACGAGAGATCGCTTCATCGGCGTCGACACGCCCGATGGCCGCTGA
- a CDS encoding efflux RND transporter periplasmic adaptor subunit, which produces MMARIGFGPSPFRRCATVLAAAALIGGIPPSASVANELTLTPEQIKQLDIKLTDVGVATKSIVATLPATIIPPLNTRIAITAPFSGTVVAVKVLPGQTVHQGEPLVVLASRDVMEAVVRLKQAEADLHAAEAIARRQRQLFDKKLVSVSKVGEAESQVEKIRALVSQSQRLLAIGDIKLNADGGYSLTAPKDGRVVEVKAAPGVALQAMDAAVIIDTSHELWLQAQLPGNMIGAVAVGDKIELPNGDAGKVISVGIALDPVTRSTMLIAKIPASPEHISGQTTSITVVKQSSSKQFEIASDAISWIGGKAHVFIQTTGGFTPTPIVVKGRTAAIATVEGDLRQGQKLAVSGLAQLEKMMSGE; this is translated from the coding sequence ATGATGGCTCGGATTGGCTTCGGCCCCTCACCGTTCCGGCGTTGCGCGACGGTTCTGGCTGCGGCGGCCCTGATCGGCGGCATTCCGCCATCTGCTTCCGTCGCGAATGAACTCACCCTGACGCCCGAGCAGATCAAACAACTCGACATCAAGCTCACAGACGTCGGGGTCGCGACCAAGAGCATCGTCGCCACCCTGCCCGCCACCATTATCCCGCCGCTCAACACCCGCATTGCGATCACAGCGCCGTTCTCGGGGACCGTCGTCGCCGTGAAGGTCCTGCCAGGCCAGACCGTCCATCAGGGCGAACCGCTTGTCGTTCTGGCGAGCCGCGACGTCATGGAGGCCGTCGTCCGTCTCAAGCAGGCGGAAGCCGATCTGCACGCGGCCGAAGCCATCGCGCGCCGTCAACGCCAGCTGTTCGATAAAAAGCTGGTTTCGGTGAGCAAGGTCGGCGAGGCCGAATCCCAGGTCGAGAAAATCCGCGCGCTGGTCAGCCAGAGCCAACGCCTTCTGGCCATCGGCGACATCAAGCTCAACGCCGACGGCGGTTACAGCCTGACCGCGCCGAAGGACGGCCGCGTCGTCGAAGTCAAGGCCGCGCCCGGCGTCGCCTTGCAGGCCATGGACGCGGCCGTGATCATCGACACCAGCCACGAGCTTTGGCTGCAGGCGCAGCTGCCCGGAAACATGATCGGCGCGGTGGCGGTCGGGGACAAGATCGAATTGCCCAATGGCGACGCCGGCAAGGTGATCTCGGTCGGGATCGCGCTCGATCCGGTGACGCGTTCGACCATGCTGATCGCGAAAATTCCAGCGAGCCCTGAGCATATTTCCGGGCAGACGACGTCAATCACCGTCGTCAAGCAATCCTCGAGCAAGCAATTCGAAATCGCGTCCGACGCCATTTCATGGATCGGCGGGAAGGCTCATGTTTTCATTCAAACCACAGGCGGCTTCACCCCGACGCCGATCGTCGTCAAGGGCCGCACGGCCGCGATCGCGACGGTGGAGGGCGACCTGCGGCAAGGCCAGAAACTCGCGGTCAGCGGCCTCGCGCAGCTGGAAAAAATGATGTCCGGGGAATAG
- a CDS encoding DUF3240 family protein, whose protein sequence is MDHDLCKLNLVFPVTAEDQILDFLLDSRPALPGFTSLRVEGHGAGFENASPREMVRGRIERRLVFIVLDRARLESLLAELLERIAVPNLAYWVEPVEQFGQFK, encoded by the coding sequence ATGGATCACGACCTCTGCAAGCTGAACCTAGTCTTTCCGGTGACGGCGGAAGACCAGATCCTGGATTTCCTGCTCGATTCCCGGCCGGCCCTGCCGGGGTTCACCAGCCTGCGCGTCGAAGGACACGGCGCTGGATTCGAAAACGCCTCGCCGCGCGAAATGGTTCGCGGCCGGATCGAACGACGCCTGGTCTTCATCGTCCTCGACCGCGCGAGGCTGGAGAGCCTCCTCGCCGAATTGCTCGAGCGGATCGCCGTGCCCAATCTCGCCTATTGGGTGGAGCCGGTCGAACAATTTGGACAATTCAAATGA
- a CDS encoding DUF3280 domain-containing protein has translation MTRLLPSLLYAVFVLLATTAARAETVRTAAVFDAVFVNSSPQPTTPEEKARIARLTAQLKQALDKSGQYHVIDVASIKPEVDAVRDVHDCNGCEADLAKKAGAQVAVVAWVQKVSNLILNMNIRIVDAATGAPIKGGSVDIRGNDDLSWNRGLKYLLEEHVFNATR, from the coding sequence GTGACCAGATTGCTGCCTTCCCTCCTCTACGCCGTTTTCGTTCTGCTCGCGACGACGGCCGCCCGCGCGGAAACGGTCCGCACCGCCGCCGTGTTCGACGCGGTCTTCGTCAATTCCTCGCCGCAGCCGACGACGCCCGAAGAAAAGGCGCGGATCGCCAGATTGACCGCGCAATTGAAACAGGCGCTGGACAAGTCGGGCCAATATCATGTGATCGACGTCGCCTCGATCAAGCCCGAGGTCGACGCGGTGCGGGACGTCCACGACTGCAACGGATGCGAGGCGGATCTCGCCAAAAAGGCCGGCGCGCAGGTGGCCGTGGTCGCCTGGGTCCAGAAGGTCAGCAATCTGATCCTGAACATGAACATCCGCATCGTCGACGCCGCCACCGGCGCGCCGATCAAGGGCGGCAGCGTCGATATCCGGGGCAACGACGACCTCTCCTGGAACCGCGGCCTGAAATATCTGCTGGAAGAGCACGTCTTCAACGCGACGCGCTGA